TTCGGCGAATGGTGGCGGGACGGTCGGGAGAACCCGCTGGCCGGACGGATCGCCGACATCGCCGATCGACTCGACTGCGCGGCGTCCGATGTCGGCGCGTTCACGGCGGGGCTCCGACGGCAGGTCGTGGAACTGTCGGCCGCCGACGAGATGGCCGCCGAGGCACTGGCCGGTCGACGATGACGATCGACGACTTCGTCTCCGTCCTCGACGCGGGAAGCAGGCTCGGCGTGATCACCTTCGACGAAGCGACCGTCCGCGCGCCGCACCACGACGTGGTGGCCTTCGACGCCGCCGCACTCGCGGCAGATGCGGCGCGCCTCCGCGCGGTTGTGACCCGCTTGGGCACCGGAGCGGTCCGATCGGTGGGAGGAACGCTCGGCGACGACTGGCTGGGGAGCGGGGGCCGCGCGGCGGACGCCGTCGCGCAGACCACGACCGGGCGAGTGGCCGCCGCCGTCGCCGACCTCGGCATGTGCGCGGACGAGTTGGCGAGCGCAGTCACCACGATCGACGACGTCCTGATCCGCTACCGCCGCGTGATGACGATAGTGTCCGATCCGGCAGTCGTGGTGCCGGGAACGGCGTCGTCCGACGACGTCCGCACCGAACTGATCGCGCGAATGGAGTATGCGAACGCGGCCGGACGGGTGGCTTCCGCCGCACTCGTTGATATCGCCGCACTCACCGCCTCGTCCGGGGAACTGGTCCTGGCTGGTGACCGATGACCACTCCGGACCTCGTCGAGGAGGCCCGCCGAAGAGCCGCCGCTGAGTTCGACGCCGCAGAACACCAGTACCGGATGCGGAGCCGAACTGCCGCGACACAGAGGTCCGACAGGGCCCGGGCGGCGGATCCCGACGCGCCGCTCCCGAGGCTTCTCGCGCCCGCTGTTCGCAGGCCTGACTAGGCTAGGCACGTGGCCGGTAAGAAGAAGGCGGCGCCGCCGCCCGACAAGCTGATGACGGAACTCGCACGACGCGGACCCCATAAGGTGGACCGTGGCGACCTGGGCATCGTCGGTATGAGTGGGCAGATCTTCGCGCCGCGCACCGGCCGGAAGCTGCCGGCCGTCGCTTTTGCACACGACTGGCTCGCCGCCAGCAGTCGCTACCGGGACCTCGCGTTCCACCTCGCGTCGTGGGGCATCGTTGTCGCCGCACCCGACAGTGAGACAGGTGTGTTCGCGTCCGACGTCGAGCTGGCCACTGATCTCCGCGCCGCGGTGACCGTGCTGCAGAGCGTGCAGCTGGGTGACGGCAGCGTGACCGTCGACCCCGACCGGGTCGGCGTCGCAGGTCACGGCTTCGGTGCCGCTGCTGCGATTCGTGCGGCATCGGACACCGTGCTCCTCGGACGCCCGCCGATCCGATTGCGCGGCCTCGCCGCGGTGTTCCCGTCGCCGACCACCTCCGACCTGCTGTCGACTGCTTCGACGGTCACGGCGGCGTCGCTGGTCCTCGCTGCAGGCGGGCAACTCGACTCGATGACCAGCAACGCTCTCGCCGTCGCGGACGCACTGGGCGGCGATGTGGTGTTCCGCACGATCCCCGGAGCGGACAATCGGG
This genomic window from Gordonia sp. PDNC005 contains:
- a CDS encoding alpha/beta hydrolase, whose protein sequence is MAGKKKAAPPPDKLMTELARRGPHKVDRGDLGIVGMSGQIFAPRTGRKLPAVAFAHDWLAASSRYRDLAFHLASWGIVVAAPDSETGVFASDVELATDLRAAVTVLQSVQLGDGSVTVDPDRVGVAGHGFGAAAAIRAASDTVLLGRPPIRLRGLAAVFPSPTTSDLLSTASTVTAASLVLAAGGQLDSMTSNALAVADALGGDVVFRTIPGADNRGLLERRSLKSFIGVNGADKATHRPVRAQLAGYLLHTLTGDDRYAAFSDPEATTGDAIATPVADTEPAELDHLSQLLGAKPPRK